The window CCGACGGGAGCGGAGCAGCGGTGTCCTGATCGGCCACCCCCCGCACCGGGGTCGCGGCAGCCAGGAGCAGGAGGAACGGCAGGGCGGTACGCATCGTTCGCGACTCCGGTCAGGCGAAGGAGAGGCGGGTCCGCAGCTTGGCCAGCGCGGCCGTGCGGATCTGCGAGATGCGCGAGACGGTCAGACCGAGGACGTCCCCGATCTCGCGCAGCTTCAGCTCTTCGTAGTAGTAGAGCGCCAGCACGGTGCGCTCCTGTGGCTCCAGGCCTTCCAGCTCTCGGAGCAGCACGGCGTGACGCTGTTCGCGGTCGACGCTCTCGTCCGCGCCCTCCGCGCCCTCGTCCACGAGCAGGTCGCGCTGGGGGCGGCCGGCTGCGCTGTCCCCTTCCGGCCCCGGACTGTCGATGGACACCTGCAGGGTGTGCTCGGTCTCGGAGCGCCAACGGAAGAGCGTGTCCGCATCGACACCCATCTCGCTCGCGGTCTCGAGGTCGGAGGGCGCGCGCTCCAGTTGCTGCTCGAGCGCGGCCTGCGCGCCTTCGATCTGGCGCTGCTTGTCGCGGATCGACCGCGGGACGGGGTCGAGCCTGCGCACTTCGTCCAGGATGGCGCCGCGGATGCGGGGCACCGCGAACGTGCTGAAGGCGTGCCCCCGGTCGGCGTCGAACTTCTCGAGCGCGTCGATCAGCCCCAGCGTGCCGGCGCTGACCAGCTCCTCGAACTCGATGTCGCCTCCCAGCTTGCGGCTCAGCTTGCGCGCCACGTGGTAGACGAGGTTGAGGTGCTTCTCGACCTCACGGTTCCGCTCCAGGTCGGACAGCGAACCGGAATCGGCGTACGGTCCCATCATCCTTCTCACGTGCTGGAGACGACCCGATCGCCGTCGGCTGCTGCGGCGCGGGTGTGGAGTTCATGTTGGATGGAGGCGGCCATCTCCATCGCCGCGCGGGCGGCGGGAGCCTCCGGTGCGGTGTGCTGGATCGGTCGCGTGCCTTCCAGACCCACGACCAGGCGGGCGTCGACCGGCACGGTCCCGAGGTGCTCGATGGCCCCGGTGTCGAAACGGGCGGCCGCGTCCTCGAGGCAGGCCACCACGGGGCGGGCGCGGTCGGGATCCTCGCGGCTGACCACGAGCTGCCGACGCAGGTCCGGATAGCGGCCCCGCAACGCCTTGAGGAGCGCGTACGCGGAGGCGACGGCGAGGCGCTCGGCGGTCGTGACCGCCACCAGGCGATCCGCTCCGAGCGCGCAGGCCTCGATCACGGAGGCCAGGCGGCTGCCCGCATCGATCAACACGACGTCGTAGCGGGGATAGAGCGCGCCCAGCTTGCGCGCGAGCGCACGTCGCTCCATCGGCCCGGCATCGAGCAGGAGCGCTTCGTCGCCCGGCCCCGCCGGGAGCAGATCCAGGCCGTCGCGGATCTGCACGACCAGGTCCGCCGGAGCGGCGGTGCCGGCCCGGACGGCGGCGAGGCCGCGCACGTCGGCGAGCCCGAACAGCATGTGCAACCAGCCCTGGGAGCCGTCCACGAGGAGCACTCGCTCGCCGCGACGCGCCAGACCCACCGCCAGGAGCGAGGCCACCGTGGAGGTGCCCACCCCGCCCTTGCCCCCCGCGACCACGATCACGCGGCTCGCGTCGGAGGCGGCGTCGGTGGGACCGCGCTGGTTCAGGAACGTGCGCAGGGACGCCATCTGCCCGCTCATGCGACCCTCTCGATCCCGGACGCCGGATCCGGAACGCCCAGCGTGCGCAGGAGGCGCGAGCGCGCGGGGTGGAGGTGGGCGGGCACGTCCTGGCCGTCGCAGACCCAGCGGCAAGGCAGACCCAGGCGGATGGCCAGCTCGGCGGCCACGCTCTCGTCCGGCACCTCGTCCAGCTTGGTGGGCAGGACGTGCGTGGGAGAGAAGCGGGCGTAGCTGTCGAGGAAGCCCGCGGCCGCGTCCGTGCGCATGTGCGCCGGAAGCACCAGGTGGACCTCGTCGGGCTCGAGCGCCTCCAGCAACGCCGCCCATTCGACCGTCCCGGCCCGCGCCTGGGTGACCCGGCCGGGCGTGTCCACCAGGACCACGTCGCAGTCCGCCAGGCGGCGCAGCGCGTCCTTGATGTCCACGTCCCCGTAGACGACCTCGAGCGGCGCGCCCATCACCTCGGCGTAGCGGCCCAGCTGCTCCACCGCCGCCACCCGGAACGTGTCCAGGCTCAGGAAGCCGACCTTGCGGTCCCCGTACGCCTGCGGGTGCACGCCCAGCTTCACGGCCGTCGTGGTCTTGCCCGCGCCGGTGGGTCCCACCAGGGCGATGACCCGGCGCTCGTGCCGTTCGGGCGCGCACGCGGCGGATTCCTGGTCCAGCGAGCGCAGCAGCGCGCCCAGGCGCTCGGAGGCCACGACCACGACCTCCACCTGACGGGTGCCGTTGTCGTGGAAGTGGCGGGTGCTGAGGATGACGGCGTCGTCTCCCAGCGCGGCGCGCGCGTGCGCCAGCACCTCGTGGAGGTGCAGCCCGCGAAAGATCTCAAGCTGCATCGGGAAGCTCCCAGGTCGCGATCGAGTTCACGGTGAGCTGCGGAGGCAGCTCGGACAGCGAGACCACCGGCACCTGTGGCAGCACCGGTTCGATGAGACGGCGGATGCCCACCCGGAGGCCGGGCGGAGCGATCAGCGGGTGGTCGCCCCCCGGCGTGCGCGCCAACCGATCGAGCTGGCTGAGCAGGCGGGTGAGCGTGTCGGGATCGAGCAGGGCGCCGGCGTTCCCGTCGCGGGGGCTGAACAGCCGCATGAGCGAGGCTTCGAGCCGCGGTCCGACGGTGATCCCGCGCACGCGCCCCTTCTCGTCGGCGTACTGATCGCCGATGACCTTCGCCAACGCGTAGCGGACCCGTTCGGTGAGGATCTCCGGATCCTTCGAGACCTCGGCGGCATCGGCGAGCGTCTCCAGGATGGTCACCAGGTCGCGGATCGGGACCCGCTCGCGCAGCAGCCGTTGGAGCACCCGGTGCAGCGTGCCCAGCGGCACGCGCTCCGGCACCACGTTCTCCACCAGGGCCGGGTAGAGCTCCTTCAACGTGTCCACCATCTCCTGCACGTCCTGACGGGTCAGGAGGTCGGAGGCGTGGCGCTTGAGGATCTCCATCAGGTGCGTGGCCACGACGGTGGACGGCTCTACCACCGTGTAGCCGCGCAACTCGGCGGTCTGACGCGCGCTGGGCGCGATCCAGCGGGCCGGCAGCCCGAAGCTCGGGTCGATGGTCTCGACGCCTTCGATGGGGCTGGCGTTGCCGGTGTCGAGCGCGAGGAGCTGCCGCGGCATGACCTCGCCTCTGGCCACCTCGGCGCCGCGGATGCGCACCGCATACCCGTCGGGCGGCAGGGAGACGTTGTCGCGGATCCGCACGGGCGGGATGAGGAAGCCGATCTCCTGGGCCGCCTGCTTGCGCAGCAGGCTGATGCGGTCCAGAAGGTCGCCACCGCTCTTCGGATCCACGAGGCTGATCAGCGCGTAGCCGACCTCCAGCTCCACCCGGTCGAGCTGCAGGAGCTCCCGCACGGGGTTCTCCGGCTCGGTCTTGGCGGGCTTCTTCTCCTGTCCGACCTGCGCGGCCTTCTCCTTGTCGGAGCGCCGCTCCTGGGCGAGCCGGGCCACCGCGGCCGTCCCACCCGCCAGGGCGAAGAACGGCAGGGTCGGCAGTCCCGGGATGAGGCCCATCACGGCCAGCACGCCCGCCGCCATCCAGATGGCGTTGGGGTGGGTGCTGAGCTGATCGGCCACCTCGTCGCCCATCTGCAGGCCACCCGCGCTGCGGGTGACCATGATGCCCGCGGCCGTGCTGACGATCAGGGCCGGCACCTGCGACACGAGGCCGTCGCCGACCGTGAGCAGCGTGTATTCGGTCAGCGCCCGTCCCACGGGCATCCCGCGCTGGGCCACCCCGATGAACAGGCCGCCCACGATGTTGATGGCGGTGATGAGCAGCCCCGCGATCGCGTCCCCGCGCACGAACTTGGCGGCACCGTCCATGGCGCCGTAGAAGTCCGCTTCCCGCGAGATCTCCTCGCGGCGCCGCTTGGCCTCCACGTCGTCGATGAGGCCGGCGGAGAGATCCCCGTCGATGCTCATCTGGCGTCCCGGCATCGCGTCCAGCGTGAAGCGCGCGGCCACTTCGGCCACACGGCCCGCACCCTTGGTGATCACCACGAAGTTGATGGCGATCAGGATGAGGAAGATCACCACGCCGACCGCGTAGTTGCCGCCGATCACGAAGTTACCGAACGCGTCGATGACCTTCCCCGCCTCGCCCCGCCCCAGGATCAGCCGGGTGCTGGAGACGTTGAGGGCCAGCCGGTACAGCGTGAACAGCAACAGCATCGCGGGGAAGACACTGAAGTCGAGCGCGCGGCGCGTCTCCAGCGCAACCAGCAGCACGACCAGCGAGGCCGCGATGGACAGGACCAGCAGCAGGTCGAGCACGACCGGCGGCAGCGGCACCACCAGCAGCGCGATGATGGCCACCACGGCGCCGGCCAGGCCCACCTCGGCGTGCTTCCAGGAACCCTGGTCGATCATGCGGATGGCGGAACCGGCGCTCATGCCTCTGGCCTCCGCGTGCTACGACGGTACTGCTCCGAGCGCGCGCGCTGCCGCTGGTGGAAGATGAAGGCCAGCACTTCGGCCACCGCCACGTAGAGCTCGGCGGGAATGACCGAGCCGACCTTGGCGCTCGCGAAGAGTCCGCGCGCCAGCGGCTTGTTCTCCACCACCGGCACGCCGGCGTCGAGCGCGATCTGCTTGATGCGCTGCGCCACCTTGCGCTGTCCCATGGCCAGCACGATGGGCGCCGGGGCCACCTCGGGGTCGTACTTGAGCGCAACGGCGATGTGCGTCGGGTTGGTCACCACCACGTCGGCTTCGGACGCCTTGGCGATCATGCGGTTGCGCGTCATCGCGCGCGCCATCGCACGCATGCGCGTCTTGACCATCGGATCGCCTTCGGCTTCCTTGCGCTCGCGTCGGATCTCCTCGCGGCTCATGCGCAGCTGCTTCTCGTGCTGCCACACCTGGAAGCCGTAGTCGGCCAGCGCGAGCAGCAGGAACACCAGACCGGTGGACAGCAGCAGACGCGGCACGTACTCGCGGATCACGGCGAGCAACCCCAGTGGGGACTGCTGCGCCAGGGCGAAGATGTCCTCGGTGCTGCCCCGCAACGTGCGCCACCCCACCAGACCCACGATCCCGAGCTTGAGGACGGACTTGGCGAGCTCGGCCACGGCCTGCACCCCCAGGATGCGCTTGGCGTTCTTGGCCGGCGACAGGCGCTCCCACTGCGGCTTCAGCGGCTCGAAGGTGAGGACGCCGCGGGCCTGCAGCGCCCCGGTGCCCCCGGTGACCAGCACGGCGAGGGCGAGGGGCGCAGCCAGGAGCATCACCATCTCGGTCAGGATCGAGCGCAGCCACACCGCCACGTTCGGCACGTCGGACGGGAACACCGCCGGGTTGGCCAGCGTGTAGCCGGTCAGGTCCACGAGGCCCCGCCCCATCGCCTCGGCCATGGGTCCGGTGATCACCGCGCCGGCGAGGAGCAGCAAGGCGGTGGGCAGCTCGCGGCTACGCGGCACCTGCCCCTTGCGGTGGGCGTCTTCCCGCCGCTTGGGTGTCGCTTGCTCTGTGCGTTCCTGATCGTCGGCCATGGGACTAGCGGGGCAGGGGGCCGAAGACGCGGCCCAGCAGCGCCTCGTAGTCGCCGGTCCACCCCGAGAAGGTGGTGGCGGCCAGGGGCAGCGTGAGCGCGAGGACGAGCAGACCGATCCCGATCTGCACCGGGAAGGCGACGAGCAGCAGGTTGACCTGCGGAGCGGTGCGGGCCAGCACGCCCAGCGCGGCGTTGGCGATGAGCACCACGGCCACGACGGGCGCGGCCAGGCGCATCCCCATCGCGAAGAGGGTGGTGCCGGCGGTCAGCGTCATGCCGAGACCGCGCGCGGCCGCGAAGCCCGATCCCAGGGGCGCGATGTCGGTGGTGGCGCTCAACGCCTCCAGCATCACCAGGTGCCCCCCCATCGTGAGGAGCAGCACCGTCACGGTGAGGTTCAGGAGCTGACCGAGCGTGGGCGTGGAGATGGAGGACGTCGGGTCCAGCGTGGTGGCGCCGGACAAGCCGATCTGCACCGCCAGCCATTCACCGGCCGCCTCGGCTGCCCCCACGAACACCGCGGCGCCCAGGCCCACCAGGACGCCGATCAGCGTCTCCTCCAGCAGGGTAGCCAGCCCGAAGCGGGCGCCCTCGGCGGTGACGGTGGTGGGCAGCAGCAGGATGGTGAACAGGATGACGAGCGCGGCGCGGATCCGCGCCGGCACCACGCGCGCCGAGTAGACCGGCGCCACCAGCACCACGCCGCCCACCCGGGCCGCGAGCAGCAGCCCCGGCGCCAGGCCGGCGAGCGCGGGAGGAAGGAAGCCGGAATCCATCAGCCGAGGTTCGGGATCGAGCGGAAGAGCTCGGCCGTGTAGTTGACGAGCGTCTGCAGCATCCAGGAGAGCCCGACGATCAGCGTGCCGACGGCCGCCAGCAGCTTGGGCACGAAGGACAGGGTCTGGTCCTGGATCTGGGTGACGGCCTGGAAGACGCTCACCGCCAGGCTGACGCCGACGGCCACGAGCAGCATGGGAGCTGCCACCAGCAGCGCCTGCAGCACGGCGTCGCGCGCCAGGTCGATCGCGAGCGAAGGCGTCATGCCGCGAAGCTCCGGACCAGGCCTTCGATCACCAGACCCCATCCGTCGACCAGCACGAACAGCAACAGCTTGATGGGCAGCGACACCATCACCGGCGGCAGCATGAACATGCCCATGCTCATGAGGATGGAGGCCACGACGAGGTCGATGACGACGAAGGGCAGGTAGAGCACGAACCCGATCTGGAAGGCGGTGCGCAGCTCGCTCGTGACGAACGCGGAGACGAGGACGGGCAACGACAGGTCCTCGGGCGTCTCGGGCGCGTCGGAAGCGGAGAGGTCGATGAAGCGACCGAGGTCGGCCTCGCGCGTCTGCGCCAGCATGAACTCGCGCAGCGGCACCTGGGCCCGGTCGAGCATCTCCACCTGCTCGATCTCGCCCTCCATCCAGGGCGAGACCGCGTCGCGGTTGACGACGTCGAACGTGGGCGCCATCACGAACGCGGTGAGCAACAGCGCCAGGGCGGCCAGGAGCTGGCCGGGAGGCGCGCTCTGGGTGCCCAACGCCTGTCGCAGGAAGTGCAGCACGATCAGCGTGCGGGTGAAGCTGGTCATGAGCAGCACCAGCGTGGGCAGCACCGCCATGAGCCCCAGGAAGACCGCGACGCCCACCGGCCCTTCCAGGCGGAGCGACTCGTCGCCCGCGGCTGCGCCCAGCGGCGAGCTGGCCAGCTCCAGCAGGGTGCCCAGCCCGCCCGTCGCCGTCTCCTGCGCCGAGACGGGCGCGTGGACCAGGAGCAGACCGATCACCACGCCCAGCATCAACACGCGCAAGGGCCAGCCCCGACGGCGGGGCGGCAGGTCGTCCGGCCACTCCTCGTCGTCCAGCGCGGGGATCGCGCCCTCGGGATCGAGCTCCGTCAGCATGCGCACGCCGCCCTCGCCCACCGCCACGGCGAACTGCCGCGTGTCGATGCGCACCACCGCCACGCCCTGCCGCGGCCCCACGGCGACGCGCTCCAGCACCTGCACCCGCCCGTGATAGCCACGGGGGCCGAAGCGGCGCCGCGCGCCGGCCAGCACCCGCGCGAGCACCAGGGCGAGACCACAGAGCGCCAGGGCGCCCGCGGTGAGGATCAGGAAGGTCACGCGGGCCCCATCCCAGCGGCCGCGCCGGCGATCACCCGCGTGAGCCGCACACCGAAATGCTCACCCAGCACCACCACCTCGCCTTCGGCCAGCTTGCGATCGCCGACGAACACGTCGACCGGCTCGCCCGCGAGTCGATCGAGCTGCACCACGGCGCCCCGCGAGAGGTGCAGCAGATCCCGCACGCTCATGGAGGTCCGACCCAGCTCCACCGAGACCGGCATGTCCAGGTCGTAGAGCACCGACAGGTGGGCTTCGCCACCGGTGGCATGGCCGTTCTTGATCTCGGCGAAGTCGTGCGGAGCCGCTTCGGGGGCGGGAGCCGCGGCCGGCTTGGCCGGAGGCGCGGACGGGGACGGCGTCGGATCGGTCACGGTGCGTTCCTTCAGGTCTGTGGGTTCTTGCCACCGCCGCCCGCCGGGGCGGGTCCGGTGACGCGTACGGCGAGGGACTTGCCCGAGCGGCCGGGGCTACCGAGGAAGCGGCGTTGTCCGCCGATCCACAGCTCGATCGGCGCGTCGGTGGACAGTCGCGTCGGCAGGACCATGCCCTCGGTGAGACGGGCGAGCGTGCCGAGCGAAACCCCGAACGCCGGGAGCCGGGCGCTCACCTCCACGTGCGCGCCCATGAGGGTGCGGCGCACGTTGTCGTGGTCCTGCTGGATGGCCGGATCCACGCGGGGCTGCACCACCTCGTCGGGACTGGCCGCCAGGTATTCGTCCATGGCCTGCGTGGGCAGCCAGACGTCGGCCTGGCCCTCCCAGGCTTCCCCGCGCACCGTGAGCTGCACGCCGAAGTAGCGATCCTCGCGGGTCGCGATCGACATCAGCTCCGGTGCCGACTCGAACGCGAGCGGCCCGAAGCTCAGCGGGACGTGCTCGCGCCAGGTGCGCGTGAAGTCGGCGAGCAGGCGCGTGATCACGAGCCCCATGGCCCGGATCTCCAGCTCGCTGGCGGCGCGCTGGATCAGGGCCGGGGTGCCTCCGCCTCCCATGAGGCGCTCGATGCCCGAGAAGAAGAAGTCCGGCGACAGCGTGAGCAGCGCCACGCGGTCGGCGGCTTCGTTGACCGTGTAGAGGTAGGTGTAGCAGGGCTTGGGTAGCCGTTCCCGCACGATGCGGAACGGGGCCAGCTCGATGCCGTTGATTGAGACGCGCACCGACTCGCGGAAGCGCGAGCCCAGCCAGGCCTCGAACTCGGCCGCGAACTCGCCCATGAGCTCGAGGACCTCACCCTGGCGCGGGAGACCGGCCTTGAGCGGACTCTTGAAGTCGTAGCGGAGGAGATCGCCCTCCTCGGGGGCCGCATCCTCCGGGCGCTCGTCGACGACGGCTTCGGCGCTCATTGGATCACGAACCGGGGCATGAAGAGGCTCACCACGTCGCCCGACTCCAGAAGCTCGGAAAGCGCGTCGGCCACCTCGGCCTTCAGGCTGTCGCGCAGCGCGATGTCGGAGAGCTGGTCCACGGAGCGACGCCCGAAGATCTGGAGCAGACGATCGCGCGCCTCGGCCTCCCGGGCGGTGAGCTCCTCGGAGGCCGCCTCGGTGGAGAGCTTGAGGGCCAGGTCCACCAGCAGGAACCGGGAGGGGCTCCCGGCCGGGTTCACGATGACGTTGGGGAGCTGGTAGAGCGCGGCAGCGCCCTCGGACGCTTCGCCCTCGGCGCCCTCCCCGCCGTGGTCCCCGGAGGATCCGCCTTCGGCGGACTCCTCGGGGTCGCCGCCGCCGGGCGCGGCCAGGGCCGGGCCCACCACGAGGACGCCGGCGGCGCCTCCAGCGCCCAGACCCACCAGCATGAGCAGGAGGGGGAGCGCCTTGCCCTTCTTGGGCGGGGCCTCCGCTTCCTGTCCCTCTTCCTTCGGCTGTGCGTCGTCCGACACGATTCCTCGCCTCGATGGACCTGCCGCGTCCCCCGGACGGGGGGATCCGCGCGGCGACCCGGAAAGGCAGGCCGCAGGCCAGGCGGGGGCGTCCGCGCCACCGCTCGGATCGCGGGCTTCAAGACGTGGTCGGACAACGTGTTACGCGTGCAGTGCCGGCGCTCCGCCCGGGACGCGCGGCGCCGGGCGGATCGGCCGGGTCGGGGAGTTCTTCCGCCCTCGGGCGGCGGGAAATTCCGGGCGAGGGGAGCACCCCGGGCTGTGCCGCCCGTCGCTACCCCACGCCCCCTTCGAGGGGAGGGCTCCACCGCCTCCCGCATTGCGATCCGCGGCGGGGCCGCCTACCTGGGAGCATGGCCCGTTCGCTCTTCGACCCCCGCGGCAGCGCCGCGCTGGCCCAGCGCCTGGCGCGCCTGACGCCCGATGCGCCCCGTCAGTGGGGCCGCATGGATGCGCATCAGGCCGTTTGCCACCTCTCGGATGCGTTCGCCTGGTCCCTCGGGCAGCGTCCGGCCACGGCCGAGGGGAAGCCGCCCCTTCCCCCTCCGGTGCTCCGCTGGGTGGCGCTCCGGCTTCCGCTGCCGTGGCCGAAGGGTGGCGTGCCCACCATGCGCGAGGCGGACCAGGAGCGGGATGGCACACGGCCCACCGAGTTCGCCCGCGATCGCGCCCGGTTGGAGGGGCTCATGGCTTCGTTCGCGGCCCTCCCGGACGTGCCTCCCGTGGTGCACCCGTTCTTCGGTCCCATGTCCCGGGGCGATTGGGGACGGTGGGGGTGGCGGCACTGCGACCACCACTTCAGGCAGTTCGGGGTCTAGGCGCGCCCACGCGGTCGCCGGGGGCGCCCACGGGGTCGACGGGGACCCGACATGACGCCGCCCCGGGCCCCCGGAAAGCCGAATGGAGGCCGCCGCTTTCGCGACGACCTCCATTCCACTCCAGGGTCATGCCAGCCCGAGAAGGGCGCGGGCGGGACCGCTCCCGCCGCTTGAGGGACGATCTGCGCGTGCGGAACGTGCGCGCGTCGACGCGTCCCCGACCGGAACCGAATTACCTCTTCAGGTTGACCAGCTCCTGGAGCATCTCGTCCGACGTGGTGATTACCCGCGCGATCGACTGGAAGCCGCGCTGCGTGGTGATCATGTCCGTGAACTGCTCGGACAGGTCCACGTTCGACATCTCGAGCGTGCCGGGGGCGATGGACGACTCGCTCCCCTGGCCCGCGAACCCGATGATGGCCGAACCGGAGTTGGCCGTCTCGGTGAACAGGTTGTCACCCTGGCGCAGCAGACCGCCCGGGTTGGCGAAGTTGGCCAGGCCCACCTGGGCCAGCACCTGGGCCGTCCCGTTGCTGAACGCACCCGTGATGGTGCCGCTGGCGTCGATCGCGATCGACAGCAGCTCACCCATCGTGTAGCCGTCCTGCCGCCGCACCACCGCGGTGGACGCGGACGAGAACTGCGACAGGCCCTGGATGCTGCCCGTGGTGCCGAACTGCACGTCGACCGTCTGGTTGACCGCAGTGTTGGTGGGCGTGAACACCAGGGGAGTGTTCTCCGGCCCGATCAGGGCACCGTTGGCATCGAAGGTCAGGGTGCCGGTGTCGCCGGACACGATGGCGCCGTCGGTCACGGTGATGGCGAAGTCCCACTCGTTGGCATTCGCCGTCTTGGTGAACGTCACGCGCATCTCGTGGGGGAGGCCCAGCGAGTCGTAGACCGTGATCGACGACTCACGCGTATCGCCGGCCGCGGCGCCCGCGTCCAGGTTGCCGCCCAGCTCGGCCACCAGCGTCTCCTGCGCGGCCACCTTCTGGCCGATCGGGAGCTGGATGTCCCCCACCACCGGGGAGAGCACTCCGTTCGTGGCGTTGCGACCCTGCACGATGTAGCCGTTGGACGAGCTGACCAGACGTCCGAGCGCGTCGAACTGGAAGTTGCCCGCGCGGGTGTAGAACTGCTGCTGCCCGTCCGATACTATGAACAGGGCGTCACCCTGGATGGCCAGGTCGGTGTTGACGCCGGTGTTCTGCAGGTTGCCCTGCGTGTACATCATGTCGGCGCTGCCGACGGTGACGCCGAGACCGACCTGGATGGGGTCGGTCCCGAACCCGCCCTGGCCGGCCAGGCCGCCGGGACGGCTCGCGCCCTGGAAGAGCTGCGAGAACGCGTCCTTGAACGTCACGCGCGTGCCCTTGTACCCGAGCGTGTTGACGTTCGCGATGTTGTTCCCGATGGCGTCCATCCGGAACTGGTGGTTGCGGAGGCCGGTGACCCCCGCGAAGAACGACCTCAACATGTGACCGACTCCTTGTATCTCGAGAGGATGAGGTTCAAGTCGTTTCCTCGTGGTCCGGGCGGATCCCGGCGTCCACTCAGGTGCCGAGGCCCAGCTCCGCAACCGCGGAGAAGGGGATCTCGATTCCGTCTGCGATCAGCCGCAGCCCCTGCGGCGTGAAGCGCATGCCTTCGATGACGGCCTTGGTGTAGGTCTGCACCGCCAACGAGTCGCCGTCGGCGTTGACCGCCTCCACTTCGTAGCGGTAGTGACCGTCGGGCAGTCCGTTCGTCAGGGTGGAGACGTCCAGCTCCTGTCGGCCGCCACCCACGGACCCCAGGGGCTGTGAGCCCACCTCGGTGCCGTTGGCGTCGAAGAGCTTCACCGTCACCGCGCCACCCCCTACCGGCATGTCCACCGTGACGGTGTCCTGCGCGGGGACGGAGACCAGGTCGCCGGCCGCCAGCACCTCACGGCCCAACAGGCTGGAGCCCAGCGTTGCCGCCAGCGTCTCGCCCATGGCCGCGTTGGAGGCCGCCTGCGCCTCCATGTTCTCGTTCAGGTTGATGAGCTGCTCCACGCTCGAGAACTGCGCGAGCTGGACCGCCATCTCCTTCCCGTCCATCGGGCTGAGCGGGTCCTGGTTGCGGAGCTGTGCCACCAGGAGCGTCAGGAAGTCGTCGCGGCCCATCGCGTCGTTCGGCGCGAACAGGCTCCCGGGGCTGGAGCTCCCGGTCGACTGGATGCCATCGATCATCGTTGTCCTCCACGTCGGCCGGAGTCGTTCCGGTCGCGGTACAGGGAATCCCAGAAGCCGCGGGAGCGGCTGTCGGTGCCTGGGTGGTTGGCGTC of the Gemmatimonadota bacterium genome contains:
- the fliN gene encoding flagellar motor switch protein FliN, producing MTDPTPSPSAPPAKPAAAPAPEAAPHDFAEIKNGHATGGEAHLSVLYDLDMPVSVELGRTSMSVRDLLHLSRGAVVQLDRLAGEPVDVFVGDRKLAEGEVVVLGEHFGVRLTRVIAGAAAGMGPA
- a CDS encoding EscU/YscU/HrcU family type III secretion system export apparatus switch protein, with product MADDQERTEQATPKRREDAHRKGQVPRSRELPTALLLLAGAVITGPMAEAMGRGLVDLTGYTLANPAVFPSDVPNVAVWLRSILTEMVMLLAAPLALAVLVTGGTGALQARGVLTFEPLKPQWERLSPAKNAKRILGVQAVAELAKSVLKLGIVGLVGWRTLRGSTEDIFALAQQSPLGLLAVIREYVPRLLLSTGLVFLLLALADYGFQVWQHEKQLRMSREEIRRERKEAEGDPMVKTRMRAMARAMTRNRMIAKASEADVVVTNPTHIAVALKYDPEVAPAPIVLAMGQRKVAQRIKQIALDAGVPVVENKPLARGLFASAKVGSVIPAELYVAVAEVLAFIFHQRQRARSEQYRRSTRRPEA
- the fliR gene encoding flagellar biosynthetic protein FliR, encoding MDSGFLPPALAGLAPGLLLAARVGGVVLVAPVYSARVVPARIRAALVILFTILLLPTTVTAEGARFGLATLLEETLIGVLVGLGAAVFVGAAEAAGEWLAVQIGLSGATTLDPTSSISTPTLGQLLNLTVTVLLLTMGGHLVMLEALSATTDIAPLGSGFAAARGLGMTLTAGTTLFAMGMRLAAPVVAVVLIANAALGVLARTAPQVNLLLVAFPVQIGIGLLVLALTLPLAATTFSGWTGDYEALLGRVFGPLPR
- the fliQ gene encoding flagellar biosynthesis protein FliQ; the protein is MTPSLAIDLARDAVLQALLVAAPMLLVAVGVSLAVSVFQAVTQIQDQTLSFVPKLLAAVGTLIVGLSWMLQTLVNYTAELFRSIPNLG
- the flhA gene encoding flagellar biosynthesis protein FlhA, whose amino-acid sequence is MSAGSAIRMIDQGSWKHAEVGLAGAVVAIIALLVVPLPPVVLDLLLVLSIAASLVVLLVALETRRALDFSVFPAMLLLFTLYRLALNVSSTRLILGRGEAGKVIDAFGNFVIGGNYAVGVVIFLILIAINFVVITKGAGRVAEVAARFTLDAMPGRQMSIDGDLSAGLIDDVEAKRRREEISREADFYGAMDGAAKFVRGDAIAGLLITAINIVGGLFIGVAQRGMPVGRALTEYTLLTVGDGLVSQVPALIVSTAAGIMVTRSAGGLQMGDEVADQLSTHPNAIWMAAGVLAVMGLIPGLPTLPFFALAGGTAAVARLAQERRSDKEKAAQVGQEKKPAKTEPENPVRELLQLDRVELEVGYALISLVDPKSGGDLLDRISLLRKQAAQEIGFLIPPVRIRDNVSLPPDGYAVRIRGAEVARGEVMPRQLLALDTGNASPIEGVETIDPSFGLPARWIAPSARQTAELRGYTVVEPSTVVATHLMEILKRHASDLLTRQDVQEMVDTLKELYPALVENVVPERVPLGTLHRVLQRLLRERVPIRDLVTILETLADAAEVSKDPEILTERVRYALAKVIGDQYADEKGRVRGITVGPRLEASLMRLFSPRDGNAGALLDPDTLTRLLSQLDRLARTPGGDHPLIAPPGLRVGIRRLIEPVLPQVPVVSLSELPPQLTVNSIATWELPDAA
- the fliP gene encoding flagellar type III secretion system pore protein FliP (The bacterial flagellar biogenesis protein FliP forms a type III secretion system (T3SS)-type pore required for flagellar assembly.), with the protein product MTFLILTAGALALCGLALVLARVLAGARRRFGPRGYHGRVQVLERVAVGPRQGVAVVRIDTRQFAVAVGEGGVRMLTELDPEGAIPALDDEEWPDDLPPRRRGWPLRVLMLGVVIGLLLVHAPVSAQETATGGLGTLLELASSPLGAAAGDESLRLEGPVGVAVFLGLMAVLPTLVLLMTSFTRTLIVLHFLRQALGTQSAPPGQLLAALALLLTAFVMAPTFDVVNRDAVSPWMEGEIEQVEMLDRAQVPLREFMLAQTREADLGRFIDLSASDAPETPEDLSLPVLVSAFVTSELRTAFQIGFVLYLPFVVIDLVVASILMSMGMFMLPPVMVSLPIKLLLFVLVDGWGLVIEGLVRSFAA
- a CDS encoding AAA family ATPase gives rise to the protein MSGQMASLRTFLNQRGPTDAASDASRVIVVAGGKGGVGTSTVASLLAVGLARRGERVLLVDGSQGWLHMLFGLADVRGLAAVRAGTAAPADLVVQIRDGLDLLPAGPGDEALLLDAGPMERRALARKLGALYPRYDVVLIDAGSRLASVIEACALGADRLVAVTTAERLAVASAYALLKALRGRYPDLRRQLVVSREDPDRARPVVACLEDAAARFDTGAIEHLGTVPVDARLVVGLEGTRPIQHTAPEAPAARAAMEMAASIQHELHTRAAAADGDRVVSST
- a CDS encoding FliA/WhiG family RNA polymerase sigma factor, which encodes MMGPYADSGSLSDLERNREVEKHLNLVYHVARKLSRKLGGDIEFEELVSAGTLGLIDALEKFDADRGHAFSTFAVPRIRGAILDEVRRLDPVPRSIRDKQRQIEGAQAALEQQLERAPSDLETASEMGVDADTLFRWRSETEHTLQVSIDSPGPEGDSAAGRPQRDLLVDEGAEGADESVDREQRHAVLLRELEGLEPQERTVLALYYYEELKLREIGDVLGLTVSRISQIRTAALAKLRTRLSFA